A window of Parasynechococcus marenigrum WH 8102 contains these coding sequences:
- a CDS encoding LegC family aminotransferase, which produces MTTLGAANVDSVLEAIQQVVGPSSKEHPISLHEPDFTGTQAWAYVKECLDSGWVSTAGSWVSRFEEELCTFTGASHAVVVSNGTVALRLALHLVGVGYSDEVLLPPLSFVATANAVAHLGAFPHFVDVAPNALGMCPISLAARLETIAERREDILVNRETGRRIAAVLPVHVFGHPAEVDQLLAVSDSWGLPLVEDAAEALASWRGSTHCGLFGAVGTLSFNGNKLITTGGGGALLTNDADLAKRARHLSTTAKQPHPWAFDHDAIGWNDRLPNLNAALGVAQLEDLDRRLDAKRQLAQRYADAFADLEGVELVAEPTDCISNHWLVSLRFTAEDPRAVQAERLQLLERAHSVGLLLRPIWTPLHQLPIYEACPAGSLVVSENLAPRLVNLPSSPQLLDGCAA; this is translated from the coding sequence ATGACAACTCTTGGAGCTGCCAACGTGGATTCTGTTCTTGAGGCCATTCAACAGGTGGTGGGTCCCAGCTCAAAGGAGCATCCCATCAGCTTGCATGAACCTGATTTTACTGGCACCCAGGCCTGGGCCTACGTTAAGGAGTGCCTTGATTCCGGCTGGGTGAGCACAGCAGGCAGCTGGGTGAGTCGTTTTGAGGAAGAGCTGTGCACCTTTACTGGTGCAAGCCATGCGGTGGTTGTCAGCAATGGCACTGTCGCGCTGCGCTTGGCTCTGCATCTGGTGGGGGTTGGTTACAGCGATGAAGTGTTGTTACCTCCGTTGAGTTTTGTTGCTACGGCCAATGCCGTTGCTCATCTGGGGGCTTTTCCTCATTTTGTTGACGTCGCGCCTAACGCGCTAGGGATGTGTCCCATTTCCTTGGCTGCTCGTCTGGAGACCATTGCGGAGCGACGCGAAGACATTCTGGTGAATAGAGAAACAGGGCGTCGTATAGCTGCGGTGTTGCCTGTGCATGTGTTCGGCCACCCGGCTGAGGTAGATCAGCTCCTGGCAGTGTCTGACTCCTGGGGGCTACCACTGGTTGAAGATGCTGCTGAAGCCCTCGCGAGCTGGCGAGGAAGCACTCATTGCGGTCTCTTTGGGGCGGTGGGCACACTCAGCTTCAACGGAAACAAGTTGATTACAACTGGAGGTGGTGGTGCTCTGCTCACCAATGACGCCGACTTAGCCAAGCGTGCACGTCACTTGTCCACTACCGCAAAGCAGCCTCACCCTTGGGCTTTTGACCACGACGCCATCGGCTGGAATGACCGACTGCCCAACCTCAATGCCGCACTTGGTGTAGCCCAGCTAGAGGATTTGGATCGTCGGCTTGATGCCAAACGTCAGCTTGCTCAGCGCTATGCAGATGCCTTTGCTGATTTGGAGGGTGTGGAGTTGGTGGCCGAACCAACAGATTGCATCAGTAACCATTGGTTGGTGAGCTTACGCTTTACGGCAGAAGATCCACGAGCTGTACAAGCTGAGCGGTTGCAGCTACTCGAACGTGCACACTCAGTAGGTCTGTTGCTGCGCCCAATCTGGACCCCATTGCATCAGCTCCCCATTTACGAGGCTTGCCCTGCAGGATCACTTGTTGTGTCCGAGAACCTGGCACCGCGTCTCGTCAACCTGCCAAGTAGCCCTCAGCTCCTGGACGGATGTGCGGCATGA
- a CDS encoding acetyltransferase — protein MKQLLLIGCGGHARSLIELIESSSEWQIYGLVGLPEQVGRRVLGYPVIGCDDDLPSLREKCSAAVLAIGQVPDAAPRVRLAEQLDQFGFQFPVLISPHAVVSSHVQLGLGTTLGHGVIVNAGAVIGDHCIINSRALVEHDVQIGHHCHISTGVLVNGGVQIGSESFIGSGAIIREGLILPPLSVIGAGKRVMGWPLRDQ, from the coding sequence ATGAAGCAGCTTCTGCTGATTGGTTGCGGTGGCCATGCTCGATCACTCATTGAGCTGATTGAATCGTCTTCGGAGTGGCAGATATATGGGTTGGTGGGATTGCCAGAGCAGGTTGGTCGTCGAGTTCTCGGTTACCCGGTGATTGGCTGTGATGACGACTTACCATCGCTGCGTGAGAAATGCTCGGCTGCGGTGTTGGCGATCGGTCAGGTACCAGATGCTGCTCCACGTGTTCGCCTTGCCGAACAGCTTGATCAGTTTGGTTTTCAATTCCCTGTTTTGATATCACCCCATGCGGTGGTTAGCAGTCATGTGCAGCTTGGCCTTGGAACTACCTTGGGCCATGGTGTGATCGTGAATGCAGGCGCGGTTATCGGTGATCATTGCATCATTAATAGTCGCGCATTGGTTGAACACGATGTGCAAATAGGTCATCACTGTCATATAAGCACCGGAGTTTTGGTTAATGGAGGAGTACAGATTGGATCCGAAAGCTTCATTGGCAGTGGTGCCATTATTCGAGAAGGGCTGATTTTGCCTCCCCTATCGGTGATTGGGGCCGGTAAACGCGTTATGGGTTGGCCTTTAAGGGATCAATGA
- the neuB gene encoding N-acetylneuraminate synthase encodes MKTMQKTLVIAEAGVNHNGDLQLAKSLIDVARDAGADVVKFQTFQASQLATQHAEQAAYQQKALDSSEGQLAMLKRLELHPEHHVELIEYCMQKNIEFLSTAFDISSIGLLATLKPKRWKVPSGEITNLPYLRKIGRQGQPVILSTGMANLGEIEAALSVLEQAGTFRSMITVLHCTTEYPAPVEQVNLRAMNSISQAFDVAVGYSDHTSGISVPIAAVAMGAVLIEKHLTLNRTLPGPDHKASLEPDQFAAMVQGIRTIEQALGDGIKRPTPSEQSNLPVVRKSLVAACPIRAGEIFSENNLTAKRPGTGISPIHWDAWIGRKASRDFAEDEMIE; translated from the coding sequence ATGAAAACAATGCAAAAGACCCTTGTGATTGCTGAAGCAGGTGTGAATCACAATGGTGATTTGCAGCTAGCAAAGAGCCTTATCGATGTTGCTAGAGATGCTGGCGCTGATGTCGTGAAGTTCCAGACCTTTCAAGCGAGTCAACTGGCTACTCAGCATGCAGAGCAGGCGGCTTACCAGCAGAAGGCCCTCGATAGCTCTGAGGGCCAATTAGCGATGTTGAAGCGCCTTGAACTTCATCCAGAGCACCATGTTGAATTGATTGAATATTGCATGCAGAAAAATATTGAATTTCTTTCTACTGCTTTTGACATTTCAAGTATCGGGCTACTGGCAACCCTGAAGCCCAAACGTTGGAAGGTGCCCTCGGGGGAAATCACCAATCTTCCTTATTTGCGTAAGATCGGTCGACAGGGCCAGCCTGTCATACTTTCAACCGGTATGGCTAATCTTGGCGAGATTGAAGCCGCTCTTTCGGTGCTGGAACAGGCTGGTACATTCCGCAGCATGATCACCGTGTTGCACTGCACTACTGAATACCCTGCACCAGTTGAGCAGGTGAACCTCCGAGCTATGAATTCGATCTCTCAAGCCTTCGACGTTGCTGTGGGCTATTCCGACCATACCAGTGGCATTTCAGTTCCTATTGCTGCGGTGGCGATGGGCGCAGTATTGATCGAGAAGCATCTCACCCTCAATCGCACCCTGCCGGGACCTGATCACAAGGCCAGCCTTGAACCCGATCAGTTTGCTGCCATGGTGCAAGGTATTCGCACAATTGAGCAGGCTCTGGGTGATGGGATCAAGCGTCCTACGCCTAGTGAGCAATCGAACTTACCGGTGGTACGCAAATCGCTTGTAGCAGCTTGTCCGATTCGAGCTGGAGAGATATTTAGTGAAAATAATCTAACTGCCAAGCGCCCCGGCACAGGTATTTCTCCGATTCATTGGGATGCCTGGATCGGCCGAAAGGCTTCCAGAGACTTTGCTGAGGATGAGATGATCGAATGA
- the neuC gene encoding UDP-N-acetylglucosamine 2-epimerase — protein MSTVRRKIGVVTGTRAEYGLLRWVMQGIKDSELLDLQLIVTGMHLSPEFGLTVKDIEADGFSIDRKVEMLLSSDTPTGITKSIGLGMIGFADALTELQPDLLVVLGDRYEILAAASAALIARVPIAHIHGGELTEGAFDDAIRHSVTKMANLHFVAAEEYLKRVIQLGEQPETVYNVGGLGIDNILRLTLLTRTQLEKEIDFKLSKRNLLITFHPVTLESDSTADQMEELLAALEKLDDIGLIFTMPNADTDGRNLFKQINAFCESHPMARAYTSLGQLRYLSCIKHVDGVIGNSSSGLTEVPSFRKGTLNIGDRQRGRLCAASVINCPADHVSISESIQRIFSPSFLSTLPTVKNPYGDGGASEAIVKVIEQREFTNLLKKSFFDFSCL, from the coding sequence ATGAGTACCGTCCGGCGCAAAATTGGTGTTGTTACAGGTACACGTGCCGAATATGGTCTTCTGCGCTGGGTGATGCAGGGTATCAAGGATTCTGAGTTGCTCGACTTGCAGCTCATCGTGACCGGTATGCACCTATCCCCAGAGTTCGGTCTTACGGTGAAGGATATCGAAGCCGATGGGTTCAGCATCGACCGCAAGGTTGAGATGTTGCTTAGCTCCGACACTCCAACTGGTATCACGAAGTCAATCGGTTTGGGCATGATTGGTTTTGCGGATGCACTCACGGAGCTTCAGCCAGATCTGCTTGTCGTGCTTGGCGACCGCTATGAGATTCTCGCCGCTGCTTCAGCCGCGTTGATTGCACGTGTACCTATTGCTCATATTCATGGCGGTGAGCTTACCGAAGGCGCTTTTGATGATGCGATTCGTCATTCGGTTACTAAGATGGCGAATCTTCATTTTGTTGCGGCTGAAGAATATCTTAAAAGAGTGATTCAGCTAGGTGAACAACCTGAGACTGTTTACAATGTCGGCGGTCTTGGTATAGACAATATCCTTAGACTTACACTTTTGACGCGTACTCAATTAGAGAAAGAGATTGATTTCAAGTTGTCGAAACGTAATCTTTTGATTACGTTTCATCCCGTCACTCTCGAGAGCGATTCTACTGCTGATCAGATGGAAGAGCTATTGGCTGCTTTAGAGAAATTAGATGATATTGGTCTGATTTTCACCATGCCGAATGCTGATACTGACGGGCGCAATTTATTTAAGCAGATTAATGCTTTTTGTGAATCGCACCCTATGGCTCGCGCTTATACCTCACTTGGTCAGTTGAGATATCTCTCTTGTATTAAGCATGTGGATGGCGTGATCGGTAACTCCTCTAGTGGGCTTACTGAAGTACCTAGTTTTCGCAAAGGTACCTTAAACATCGGTGATCGCCAACGAGGTCGTCTTTGCGCTGCGAGTGTGATTAATTGTCCGGCTGATCATGTGTCAATCTCAGAATCCATTCAGCGCATATTCTCCCCTTCGTTCTTGTCCACTTTGCCGACGGTGAAGAATCCATATGGAGATGGAGGCGCAAGCGAAGCTATTGTTAAAGTGATTGAGCAGCGAGAGTTCACCAATCTTCTAAAAAAAAGCTTTTTTGATTTTAGCTGCCTATGA
- a CDS encoding nucleotidyltransferase family protein — MSQSACSVFDWSKVLISEDLSFNDALKVLSAGGYQIALVQKANGRVAGIVTDSDVRKALLRGVRLDDTVSLVMNTDPKVILSRSIPHDINGLMKNQNVFHLPIVDDQNRFEGLYIAPQLNPKKYNPETIVIMAGGKGKRLMPLTANTPKPMLPVHGKPMLEHILDRLREDGFKNVIISVNYLSERITSYFQDGSKFDMNISYLYEDKPLGTAGALSGLDSKTRENPVIVTNADILSGISYSDLLIYFRRNTSNGLMAVRTQEWQNPFGVVQSNGSHITNIIEKPTHYYQVNAGLYVLDNKLLDLLTPNSYCDMPDLFRMGLEINLNLQVYPLHEQWLDIGRPKDYDIANKES, encoded by the coding sequence ATGTCTCAATCTGCTTGCTCTGTTTTTGATTGGTCAAAGGTCCTTATATCGGAAGATTTATCATTCAATGATGCTTTAAAAGTCTTAAGTGCAGGTGGCTACCAAATTGCCCTCGTTCAAAAGGCCAATGGCCGTGTGGCAGGTATTGTTACGGATAGTGATGTCCGTAAGGCATTGCTTCGTGGTGTTCGATTAGACGATACGGTCTCATTAGTTATGAATACGGATCCTAAAGTGATTTTGTCTCGATCTATTCCGCACGATATTAATGGTTTAATGAAAAATCAAAACGTTTTTCATCTTCCCATCGTTGATGATCAGAACCGATTTGAAGGTCTTTATATTGCTCCTCAACTTAATCCCAAAAAATATAATCCCGAAACCATTGTCATTATGGCGGGAGGGAAAGGTAAACGGTTGATGCCGTTGACTGCCAATACTCCTAAACCAATGCTACCTGTTCATGGAAAACCAATGCTTGAACATATTCTTGATCGGTTACGAGAAGATGGTTTTAAGAATGTTATTATCTCTGTCAATTATCTTTCAGAACGCATAACTAGCTATTTTCAAGATGGATCCAAATTTGACATGAATATTAGTTACCTTTATGAAGATAAACCTTTGGGTACAGCGGGTGCTCTCAGTGGCCTGGATTCAAAGACAAGAGAAAATCCTGTTATAGTTACTAATGCAGATATTCTTTCAGGAATTTCTTACTCAGACTTGCTAATATATTTTAGGCGAAATACATCCAATGGATTAATGGCTGTGCGTACTCAAGAGTGGCAAAACCCTTTTGGCGTTGTTCAATCAAATGGTAGCCATATCACAAATATTATTGAAAAGCCTACACATTATTATCAGGTTAATGCAGGGCTATATGTTCTCGACAATAAGTTACTTGACCTCCTTACTCCTAACAGCTACTGTGACATGCCCGATCTTTTTAGGATGGGTTTAGAAATTAATTTAAATTTGCAGGTTTATCCTCTCCATGAGCAGTGGCTTGATATTGGCAGACCTAAGGACTATGATATTGCCAATAAAGAATCTTAG
- a CDS encoding acyltransferase, with the protein MDLVVTGAFSDLKIGQGSRINGNSQFRNMDGSQIIIGSNVFCGSGLILIAHTYQRNSDSSRSDIMISSSVTISDDVWIGSRVIVLPNVHIGKGAIIGAGSVVTKDVESFSTVAGIPAKPL; encoded by the coding sequence TTGGATCTTGTTGTAACCGGAGCCTTTTCTGACCTTAAGATCGGACAAGGCTCTAGAATAAACGGTAACTCACAATTTCGAAATATGGATGGTTCACAAATTATTATTGGTTCAAACGTGTTCTGTGGAAGTGGTCTCATACTTATTGCGCATACATACCAACGAAATTCAGATTCTTCACGTTCTGATATTATGATTTCTTCTTCAGTCACTATTTCTGACGATGTTTGGATTGGATCGAGAGTCATTGTCTTGCCAAATGTCCATATTGGAAAGGGCGCGATTATTGGTGCTGGTTCAGTAGTTACTAAAGATGTAGAGAGCTTTTCAACTGTTGCTGGTATACCAGCTAAACCACTATGA
- a CDS encoding glycosyltransferase family 2 protein: MSSLNHLVTVIITTYKRPDLLRRSISSVLNQTYSNLQIVVVNDDPESSYSNTDFSVWDDSRLQFINHSVNKGVSFARNTGLNHSIGDFICFLDDDDIWLADKVEKQLRILAKTPLYIGFTYCWSYVLDASNNVTSHISPNISGNIFDLMLLRQCIPNISTIMIKSYVLNEVSGFEVSLMRGNDSDFLRKLSFFYHVIPTQEFLVYYSDSPLYQRITNFSRGGLTKSLASLEYRKDRFKHELSFRPYTRNFLDVQLMSIYFHSNQYIKGFKIFTFAVLFYAGLQLRLFYRLIIGCTSFPHD; encoded by the coding sequence ATGTCATCGTTAAATCACCTTGTTACTGTCATCATAACTACATATAAACGACCTGATTTACTTAGAAGATCTATATCCTCAGTCCTGAATCAAACCTATTCCAATCTTCAAATAGTAGTTGTCAACGATGATCCCGAATCCAGTTACTCTAATACTGACTTTTCTGTTTGGGACGATAGTAGACTTCAATTCATAAATCACTCTGTCAATAAGGGGGTCTCTTTTGCAAGAAACACTGGCCTTAATCATTCAATCGGTGATTTCATTTGTTTTTTAGACGATGATGATATTTGGCTTGCTGATAAGGTTGAGAAACAGCTTCGCATCTTAGCCAAAACACCCCTTTATATTGGATTTACATATTGTTGGTCGTATGTTCTTGATGCCTCTAACAATGTCACATCACATATATCTCCTAATATATCCGGTAACATCTTTGACTTAATGCTTCTCCGTCAATGCATTCCCAATATATCGACGATAATGATTAAGTCATATGTTCTTAATGAGGTTAGTGGCTTCGAAGTCAGTTTAATGCGTGGTAACGACTCTGATTTTCTTCGCAAGCTATCTTTCTTTTATCATGTAATTCCAACTCAGGAATTTCTGGTTTATTATAGTGACTCACCCCTTTACCAACGTATAACTAATTTTTCCCGGGGTGGTCTCACGAAATCCCTTGCTAGTCTTGAGTATCGGAAGGATCGTTTCAAACATGAATTATCATTTCGTCCCTACACAAGAAACTTTTTAGACGTTCAGCTCATGTCCATATACTTTCATAGTAACCAATATATTAAGGGCTTCAAGATTTTTACCTTTGCAGTATTATTTTATGCTGGCTTGCAATTGAGATTGTTTTATAGACTTATAATCGGCTGTACCAGTTTTCCTCATGATTGA
- a CDS encoding glycosyltransferase family 2 protein, translating to MIDITVCIVTFNRSHLLDDCINSVLSNKVPSDFIHVIDNSTSSVHLYVNSLIANSYNVLYFQSPVPGNLSTARNLSISNTASTFWTFVDDDDRWPSNYLESIDKIKDMNSASVILTYGQPYHNSSYPFDLVDTLHSAFLLGLTPPVGMQVYNLKKLLPSLRYSEQIKSGVDHDLWISLLEATPSVYVNRLPFNIISVPSQSRITQSYSSRKRNISKSLKLWRGTLNDQFGIHFFNHFCRCYQTSLDDLLYSKILKGHWQLLLYFNLFYFLMFIVRRLSLRLVSNFLMFVPYNSK from the coding sequence ATGATTGACATCACTGTTTGCATCGTAACTTTTAATCGCTCACATTTGTTAGACGATTGCATCAATTCTGTTTTGAGTAATAAAGTACCCTCTGATTTTATACACGTAATAGATAACTCAACATCTTCTGTCCACCTTTATGTCAATAGTTTAATAGCAAATTCATACAATGTTCTATATTTCCAATCACCTGTCCCGGGTAATTTGTCAACCGCTCGAAATCTTAGCATCAGTAATACTGCCTCCACATTTTGGACTTTTGTTGATGATGACGATCGATGGCCATCTAACTATCTTGAATCAATAGATAAGATTAAGGATATGAACTCTGCTTCAGTTATTCTCACTTATGGTCAGCCTTATCATAACTCTTCTTATCCATTTGATTTGGTCGATACTTTACACTCAGCATTTTTGCTGGGACTCACCCCACCGGTCGGCATGCAAGTCTATAATTTAAAAAAGCTTCTGCCTAGTCTCAGATACTCTGAACAAATAAAATCTGGAGTTGATCATGACCTTTGGATTTCTCTTTTAGAAGCAACTCCTTCAGTCTATGTCAACCGTTTGCCATTTAATATAATTTCAGTTCCCTCTCAAAGTCGCATTACACAGTCATATTCGTCTAGAAAAAGGAATATATCAAAATCTCTTAAATTATGGCGGGGGACTCTAAACGATCAGTTTGGCATCCATTTTTTTAATCATTTTTGTCGTTGTTACCAAACATCTCTTGATGATTTATTATATTCAAAGATCTTGAAAGGCCATTGGCAGCTCCTTTTATACTTTAACCTGTTTTACTTCTTGATGTTTATTGTGAGGCGTTTGTCCCTTCGCTTAGTGAGTAATTTTTTGATGTTTGTACCTTATAACTCAAAATGA
- a CDS encoding glycosyltransferase encodes MTSNLSLIVPSAFCSGDQATSFLVNLCTYDHLLGDIIVVDFKSSSEFLDIISKHSKVNILQQSESTGIYGAWQLGLAKITSTHVCFAGIDDCLNPLFISAFLQSDGKDTTTTIYYGDKVLIKDDKHILVRSPKVSSLAHYSFVSCDVPIPGLIFPRFPPSYIDLRFQLAADMNLLLLLLRQRNFNLSYLHFVQVNQNFDGLSNSFKSVPIYLREWRLIEYLHSVKINYFTKLYFYFMILSKRFYLFNFFKRIKRHVLC; translated from the coding sequence ATGACTAGTAATCTTTCACTAATTGTTCCTTCTGCATTTTGTTCTGGGGATCAAGCAACCTCATTTTTAGTCAATCTTTGTACTTATGATCATTTGCTTGGGGATATTATTGTTGTAGATTTCAAAAGTTCATCCGAATTTCTTGACATCATATCTAAACACTCCAAGGTAAATATCCTTCAACAATCTGAATCTACAGGAATATATGGAGCTTGGCAACTAGGTCTCGCTAAGATTACTTCAACTCACGTTTGCTTTGCTGGCATAGATGATTGTTTAAACCCTTTGTTTATTTCTGCGTTTCTTCAGTCGGATGGTAAAGATACCACTACAACCATCTATTATGGAGATAAAGTTCTTATTAAAGATGACAAGCATATTCTGGTCCGCTCTCCTAAAGTTTCTTCTTTAGCTCATTATTCGTTTGTATCATGTGATGTACCGATACCAGGTCTTATTTTCCCTAGGTTTCCACCGAGTTATATTGATTTGAGATTTCAGCTGGCTGCTGACATGAATCTCTTGCTTTTACTTCTTCGTCAGCGAAATTTTAATTTATCTTATTTACACTTCGTTCAAGTTAATCAGAACTTTGATGGATTGAGTAATTCCTTCAAGTCGGTTCCAATCTACTTGCGAGAATGGCGTCTCATCGAATACCTTCATTCTGTAAAAATTAACTATTTTACGAAACTGTATTTTTACTTTATGATTTTATCCAAACGATTTTATCTTTTTAACTTCTTTAAAAGAATAAAGCGTCATGTCCTCTGTTAA
- a CDS encoding glycosyltransferase, whose translation MSSVNSKSLSVYHLIPTNQYGGVEVAAKLSFSQLNRSIDYNLIFLNYKQSDSISFSHHHSLWDFLLKALTGNRLILIVSLWPSYFVSQFFLLFPNIQVIPFYHNSKFAHWRDKLFSLLVLFQSKYCFVDSNKTNSFISSFRKIKSFVIPYEFPFPNTITPKPFFCRKFDLIFIGRFAPQKRFDLVRPFLISLSRCLSHKLSIAIVFASSPFDEVSSFRDQLASLANISVSYSFNITNVEVLQLLTNSKVFVLLSDYEGYSMTLSEAIRAGCICMVRDLYNYSTNFATSNQSFNLDYSSGSFSDSDLIPLVSYLSNRSIPPVFRTPFDDVSYVSSLCSALLSL comes from the coding sequence ATGTCCTCTGTTAATTCTAAATCACTTTCAGTATATCATCTCATACCAACTAACCAGTATGGTGGAGTTGAAGTTGCCGCAAAGCTTTCATTTTCACAACTAAACCGTTCAATTGATTACAATTTAATTTTTTTAAATTACAAACAATCAGACTCAATATCATTCTCACATCATCACAGTCTTTGGGATTTTCTTCTTAAAGCGTTAACTGGAAATCGTCTGATTCTCATAGTTTCGTTATGGCCATCTTATTTTGTATCTCAATTCTTTCTACTATTTCCTAATATTCAAGTCATCCCTTTTTATCACAATTCAAAATTCGCGCATTGGAGAGACAAACTCTTTTCTTTATTAGTTTTATTTCAATCCAAATATTGTTTTGTAGATTCTAATAAAACAAATTCTTTTATTTCATCTTTTCGAAAAATTAAATCCTTTGTTATTCCTTATGAGTTTCCTTTCCCCAACACTATTACCCCAAAGCCTTTTTTCTGTCGAAAATTTGATTTGATTTTTATTGGCAGATTTGCTCCCCAAAAAAGGTTCGACTTGGTTCGCCCTTTCTTAATCTCATTGTCTCGTTGCTTATCGCATAAATTAAGCATTGCAATAGTGTTTGCATCTTCACCATTCGATGAAGTCTCTTCCTTTCGTGATCAATTGGCATCTCTTGCTAATATTTCGGTATCTTATAGCTTCAACATAACCAATGTCGAGGTTTTACAACTATTGACTAATTCAAAGGTATTTGTATTGCTTTCGGATTACGAAGGATATTCAATGACGTTGTCTGAAGCCATAAGAGCTGGTTGTATTTGCATGGTTAGAGATTTATATAATTATAGTACTAATTTTGCTACCTCTAATCAATCTTTTAACCTCGATTACAGTTCTGGTTCCTTCTCTGATTCTGACTTGATTCCACTCGTGTCTTACCTATCAAATCGATCAATACCTCCAGTTTTCAGAACTCCTTTTGACGATGTGTCATATGTATCGAGCCTTTGTAGTGCATTACTTTCGTTATGA